CCCGTGTTTTCGAAAACCATCTGAGCGGGCGCGCATGGACAATCTCGGTGTCATACTCTTGAACATGGGCGGGCCCACGTCGCTCGACGCCGTGCGGCCCTTCCTCGAGAATCTGTTTCTCGACAAGGAGATCATCTCCTTCGGTCCGATGGAATTTGCGCGCAAACCGCTCGCGCGTTTTATCGCCAAACGCCGCGCGGAAGTGGTGAAGGCGAACTACGCCATGATCGGCGGCAAGTCGCCGCTGGCCGACATCAGCAGGCGGCAGGCCGATACACTCGCCGATGTGTTGCGCGCGCGTTTTGGTCCGTCGGTGCGCGTGTCTGTCGAACTGGGTTTCAGCTACTGGCATCCCTTCATCGAGGAGGCGATGGAGAAGCTCGAGCGCGAGGGCTTCACGAATGTGTATCTGCTGCCGCTGTACCCGCATTATTCGAAGACCACGAGCGGATCGTGTTTCAAGACATGGCGCAATCTCCGGCGGCAGCGCCGCACGGCACGGCCCCACGTGCGCAGCACCAAGTCGTATCACACGGATCCGGCCTATATCGAGGCGGTTAACGCGCGCATCAACGAGGGACTGCTGCTGTTTCCCGAAGCGCGGCGCGACAATGTGGTGCTGCTATTCAGCGCGCACGGCACGCCGGTGAAACTCGTCGAGCAGGGTGATCCGTATTCGTTCCAGATACGCGCAACCGTCGATGCGGTCATGGAAACACGCGCGCACGACCTGCCGTTTCATTTGAGCTTTCAGAGCAAGGTGGGTCCGGCAAAGTGGCTCGAACCCGACACCGTGAAGAAGACACTCGAACTCGCCGCCGCGGGTGTGTCGGATCTGCTCGTTGTGCCCGTCGCCTTTGTGAGCGACCACATCGAGACCCTGCACGAACTCAACATCGAATTGCGCCGCGAGGCCGCACACGCGGGCATCACCCATTTCGAAGTCATGCCCGCCCTCAACGAATCGCCCCTCTTTATCGAGGCGCTCGCCGGTCTCGTTACCCGACGCTATCAGCGGAATGGGGAGCGGGAATAGTGGACGGTTGGACGATTAGACGATAAGACCGTTCGACGGTTAGACACAGTCGCTTTAGGCCAATGGTGAAAAAACATATCTCCTTTCCTCCGTTCCTCCTGTGAATATGCCTCTTCCGGAATTGCAGTACACACACGCCGACGTCATCGTAATCGGATCCGGTATTTCCGGCCTCACCGCCGCGTTTCGACTGCAGGAAGCGGGGCGCGACGTGCTGCTGCTGGAGAAAGAGACAAGGTTCGGCGGGGCCATACGGAGTTTCCGCGTGGGTGAACATCTCGTGGAGGCGGGGCCGAACAGCACACTCGAGACCACGCCGCTGCTGACGGAGCTGATCCGCGACGCGGGTGTGGAGGCCGAGAAAATGTACGCCGACGACAGGTCGAAGAAACGATTCATCCTCAAGCGCGGACGACTGATTCCGATACCGATGTCGCCGCCGGCCTTCTTCGCGACGCCGCTGTTTTCACTCGGCGCAAAGCTGCGTCTGTTCCGCGAGCCGTTTATCGGACCGAGTGCTCCGGATTCGACCGAGAGCATTTCCGATTTTGTGCGTCGTCGTCTCGGCACGGAATTTCTCGACTACGCGATCAACCCCTTTGTCGCCGGCGTGTACGCGGGTGATCCCGACACGCTGAGTGTGCGCGCGGCCTTCCCGAAGTTGTTCGAACTCGAGCAGAAGTACGGGGGTCTGATACGCGGCCAGATTGCGGGCGCCCGCGAACGCAAACGGAATCCCGAAAAGTCCAAGCAGTCCGCCAGGATGTTTTCCTTCGTCGACGGAATGGAGACGTTGCCGCGCGCGCTTGCCGCGCGGCTCGGACGGAAGGAGTCGGGCGTGGATGTTGCACGTGTCGAGAGACACGACCAGTCGGGCGTGACGATGTATCGTGTTCACGCGACCATGGCGGGCGAGGCAAAAGTATACACCGCGCCCGTGGTGATACTCGCGACACCCGCGGCTTCGGCCGCGCGAATTGTCGGGGACTGTGATCCGCGCGCCGCGGAGGCCCTACGCGCGATTCCATACCCGCCCGTCGCCGTGGTGATCACCGCGTTCCGGCCCCGCGAGGGAGCGCATCCGCTTGACGGCTTCGGTTTTTTGATCCCGCAGAAGGAGCGTCGCGGCATACTCGGGACGATTTTCACGAGCACGATATTCGCGCGCAGAACCGCACCCGGACTCGCGCTGCTTACATCCTTCGTCGGCGGTTCGCGGCAGCCCGGCAACGCGCTGCTGCCCGACGACGACATCGCGCGTCTTGTGCGCGCGGAGCTGCGCGAGCTGCTCGGCATCGTCGACGAGCCCGCGTTTCTGCACATCACGAAGTGGGAGCACGCGATACCGCAGTACACACACGGCCATCTCGACCGCATGCACGAACTCGACGACTCCCAGCATCACAATCCCGGCCTCCACTACTGCTGCAATTACCGCGGCGGCATCTCCGTCGGCGATTG
This portion of the Ignavibacteriota bacterium genome encodes:
- the hemH gene encoding ferrochelatase; the protein is MDNLGVILLNMGGPTSLDAVRPFLENLFLDKEIISFGPMEFARKPLARFIAKRRAEVVKANYAMIGGKSPLADISRRQADTLADVLRARFGPSVRVSVELGFSYWHPFIEEAMEKLEREGFTNVYLLPLYPHYSKTTSGSCFKTWRNLRRQRRTARPHVRSTKSYHTDPAYIEAVNARINEGLLLFPEARRDNVVLLFSAHGTPVKLVEQGDPYSFQIRATVDAVMETRAHDLPFHLSFQSKVGPAKWLEPDTVKKTLELAAAGVSDLLVVPVAFVSDHIETLHELNIELRREAAHAGITHFEVMPALNESPLFIEALAGLVTRRYQRNGERE
- the hemG gene encoding protoporphyrinogen oxidase, whose product is MNMPLPELQYTHADVIVIGSGISGLTAAFRLQEAGRDVLLLEKETRFGGAIRSFRVGEHLVEAGPNSTLETTPLLTELIRDAGVEAEKMYADDRSKKRFILKRGRLIPIPMSPPAFFATPLFSLGAKLRLFREPFIGPSAPDSTESISDFVRRRLGTEFLDYAINPFVAGVYAGDPDTLSVRAAFPKLFELEQKYGGLIRGQIAGARERKRNPEKSKQSARMFSFVDGMETLPRALAARLGRKESGVDVARVERHDQSGVTMYRVHATMAGEAKVYTAPVVILATPAASAARIVGDCDPRAAEALRAIPYPPVAVVITAFRPREGAHPLDGFGFLIPQKERRGILGTIFTSTIFARRTAPGLALLTSFVGGSRQPGNALLPDDDIARLVRAELRELLGIVDEPAFLHITKWEHAIPQYTHGHLDRMHELDDSQHHNPGLHYCCNYRGGISVGDCVKSAHAVVDAILHTTR